A genomic window from Corynebacterium fournieri includes:
- a CDS encoding Eco57I restriction-modification methylase domain-containing protein — protein sequence MASYDSIINVDEWISDHYFTTDETKGESFTKRVKARTKEWAQLEEETGTLSPVKRFQAERGELQKGFATQNETDALVRTAFSYGTPAEQRYTRAGDTFTYQGCVGNAGTLVVISAEPSEDTTEEDLTSLPVVGGVAAEGKDPEKAKVSKLVGDLFLAAEPPEFIVVLAGPWALLAERESWPLGRYLAVNLQLAVERNDTKKAGELERVAVILARENLERAADGTTWWADTREESQQHAVKVSGDLRDAVRESIEIIGNDVLNRRREQHLPIDGVDGNELAHQSLRYLYRILFLLFAEASPELAILPTGTPEYVAGYGLDRLRDHILTPPVTDQARRGTHLYDSLQLLFTQVNDGHDPLETADADEDAQNQGLTFRNLEADLFKREATWLIDEVRLSNAALTNVLQNLLLSKVSAGKDRGFISYATLGVTELGQVYEGLMSYHGFIAQEDLYEVAPKGDASKGSWVLPTGAADTVPQDSFVMETKQMEEGGTAKTRRLHPAGSFVFRQSSRDRERSASFYTPQVLTEFTVGQAIEVLQEEGRIEAAEDVLSLTICEPAMGSGAFAVEAVRQLAELYLKLREDELDTQVDPEKRAVELQRIKAHIALHQVYGVDLNPTAVELAEISLWLDTMTPQLKAPWFGLHLRRGNSLIGALRSTYAVAQLKKREWLSAVPRREPVQNLAAAIDAGETRDTYAAGRIHQFLLPSATWGAAADAKDLKKLAADEVKAMKAWKKSVTGKAPTKEQAKKLTNLATRVETLWTITLSKMRIAEDQILRDIDLWGLIPERNSKNVRREQVERELLHDVEGAYLRLRLIMDAWNALTFWPLTEVDALPDLDEWLATLTDVLGVDTQARDTSQIRLASANTWDELVELERTEIGLSGARKIETVLENHRWLRVVQSVAADQGFFHWDLDFAAVFARGGFDLQVGNPPWVRPRTDLDALYSEADPWFSLAHKPTQAEKKARRERWNEDEQTREVVYRGLGESVATSAVLTDVTRYPHLIGQQPDLYRGFIERTWRNERVRGVTSLIHPESHFTEKKAASLRRAAYLRLRRHWQFENRLPLFEGPDSKQTFSVNVSAQMQDSPNFLNASSLYHPRTALASLSHDGSGPQPGFKTDDGEWDLSPHRSRINTVDLKVLEAWNSFWQDEESTPREARIVYSVNKLSQELLSAYTGFPSMTTLGLQSSRGWDESVDRRKGVFDYRRSGKADAWNQVVMKGRQIRIGLPMAQECVAVSGAAKYVDIDLEALEHNAVPNSEYARSLDVTRESYGSWKDAASGSTIPVLDCYRISWRLMAQVKNARSLFVAILPPDAAHINGIQSVGPVRRYEDLVAAANLSTLAMDFIVRSAGYSNLYPSSVLSLPFVQDAKLDKIMGGLFLRLNALTDAYAPLWLQMTGEEWQYDTPFRKASDRYRAQNEIDAIMAHKLGLTSSDLVALYETQFPVQKRADNRIVLDANGRQVPPEVLKRSGSITGAELSSSDRTWVHPQSGTTYVFELPFRVMNRSEDLEKAWWKFAEA from the coding sequence CCAAACGCGTGAAGGCCCGCACGAAGGAATGGGCGCAGCTGGAGGAGGAAACGGGAACCCTCTCCCCCGTCAAGCGGTTCCAAGCCGAGCGCGGCGAGTTGCAAAAGGGCTTTGCGACGCAAAATGAAACCGACGCCCTGGTGCGCACCGCGTTCAGCTACGGCACACCGGCGGAGCAGCGCTACACCCGCGCCGGGGACACGTTCACCTACCAGGGCTGTGTGGGCAACGCGGGCACCCTGGTGGTCATCAGCGCCGAGCCGAGCGAGGACACCACTGAGGAGGACCTGACCTCCCTGCCCGTTGTCGGCGGCGTCGCCGCAGAAGGCAAGGACCCGGAGAAAGCCAAGGTGTCCAAGCTGGTGGGAGACCTCTTCCTCGCCGCCGAGCCGCCGGAGTTCATCGTGGTCCTCGCGGGCCCGTGGGCGCTGCTTGCGGAGCGCGAATCCTGGCCGCTGGGCCGCTACCTGGCCGTGAACCTGCAGTTGGCGGTGGAGCGTAATGACACGAAGAAGGCCGGCGAGCTCGAGCGCGTGGCCGTCATCCTCGCACGCGAGAACCTGGAGCGCGCCGCTGACGGCACCACCTGGTGGGCGGACACCCGCGAGGAATCCCAGCAGCACGCGGTGAAAGTCTCCGGCGACCTGCGCGACGCGGTGCGCGAATCCATCGAGATCATCGGCAACGACGTGCTTAACCGCCGCCGGGAGCAGCACCTCCCCATCGACGGAGTCGATGGCAACGAGCTGGCGCACCAGTCCCTGCGCTACCTCTACCGCATCCTCTTCCTGCTGTTCGCAGAAGCCTCCCCGGAACTGGCCATCCTGCCCACCGGCACACCCGAGTACGTGGCTGGCTACGGTCTGGACCGCCTGCGCGATCACATCCTCACTCCCCCAGTGACGGACCAGGCGCGCCGGGGTACCCACCTGTATGACTCGCTGCAGCTGCTGTTCACCCAGGTCAACGACGGCCACGACCCGCTGGAGACCGCAGACGCCGACGAGGACGCGCAGAACCAGGGCCTGACCTTCCGCAACCTGGAGGCCGACCTGTTCAAGCGCGAAGCCACCTGGCTTATCGACGAAGTCAGGCTCTCCAACGCCGCCCTGACCAACGTGCTGCAGAACCTGCTGCTGTCCAAGGTCTCCGCCGGCAAGGACCGCGGCTTCATCTCCTACGCCACCCTTGGTGTAACGGAGCTGGGCCAGGTCTACGAGGGCTTGATGTCCTACCACGGCTTCATCGCCCAGGAAGACCTGTACGAGGTCGCGCCGAAGGGCGATGCCTCCAAGGGCTCCTGGGTCCTGCCCACAGGTGCCGCGGACACGGTCCCGCAGGACAGCTTTGTCATGGAGACCAAGCAGATGGAGGAAGGCGGCACCGCCAAGACGCGCCGCCTCCACCCGGCTGGCTCGTTTGTGTTCCGCCAGTCCAGCCGCGACCGGGAGCGTTCCGCGTCCTTTTACACCCCGCAGGTGCTCACGGAGTTCACCGTCGGCCAGGCCATCGAGGTCCTGCAGGAGGAAGGCCGCATCGAAGCTGCCGAGGACGTGCTCAGCTTGACCATCTGCGAGCCCGCCATGGGCTCCGGCGCCTTCGCTGTGGAGGCTGTGCGCCAGCTCGCGGAGCTCTACCTCAAGCTGCGTGAGGACGAGCTGGACACGCAGGTGGACCCGGAGAAACGCGCGGTGGAGCTACAAAGGATCAAAGCGCACATCGCCCTGCACCAGGTTTACGGCGTGGACTTGAACCCTACCGCCGTGGAGCTCGCGGAGATCTCCCTGTGGCTGGACACTATGACCCCGCAGCTCAAGGCCCCGTGGTTCGGCCTGCACCTGCGTCGCGGCAACTCGCTCATCGGTGCGCTGCGTTCCACCTACGCAGTTGCGCAGTTGAAGAAACGCGAGTGGCTTTCCGCGGTCCCCCGCCGCGAGCCGGTGCAAAACCTCGCAGCTGCCATCGATGCCGGCGAGACCCGTGACACCTACGCCGCTGGCCGCATCCACCAGTTCCTCCTGCCATCCGCCACCTGGGGTGCGGCAGCGGACGCCAAGGACCTGAAGAAGCTGGCCGCCGACGAGGTCAAGGCCATGAAGGCGTGGAAGAAATCCGTCACCGGCAAGGCACCCACAAAGGAGCAGGCGAAGAAGCTAACCAACCTCGCCACTCGCGTGGAGACGCTCTGGACCATCACCCTGTCCAAAATGCGCATTGCCGAAGACCAGATTCTCCGCGACATCGACCTGTGGGGTTTAATCCCGGAGCGAAACTCGAAGAATGTGCGCCGCGAGCAGGTCGAGCGTGAGCTGCTTCACGACGTCGAGGGCGCCTACCTCAGACTGCGTCTCATCATGGACGCCTGGAACGCCCTGACCTTCTGGCCGCTTACCGAGGTGGATGCCCTCCCCGACCTCGATGAGTGGCTCGCCACGCTTACCGACGTCCTTGGCGTGGATACCCAAGCCCGCGACACTAGCCAGATCCGCCTTGCCAGCGCCAACACCTGGGACGAACTGGTCGAGCTTGAGCGCACCGAGATTGGCCTTTCCGGTGCCCGCAAGATCGAGACCGTGCTGGAGAACCACCGGTGGCTGCGCGTGGTGCAGTCCGTCGCCGCCGACCAGGGTTTCTTCCACTGGGACTTGGACTTCGCGGCCGTCTTCGCTCGCGGCGGCTTTGACCTGCAGGTGGGCAACCCGCCGTGGGTGCGGCCTCGAACCGATCTAGACGCGTTGTACTCAGAGGCCGATCCCTGGTTCTCCCTCGCTCACAAGCCGACGCAGGCGGAGAAGAAGGCGCGTCGGGAGAGATGGAACGAGGATGAACAGACGCGTGAGGTGGTCTATCGAGGCCTCGGCGAGTCAGTAGCGACATCTGCGGTGCTTACCGATGTGACCCGGTATCCGCACCTCATCGGGCAACAGCCGGATTTGTACCGCGGGTTTATAGAGCGGACCTGGCGTAACGAAAGGGTGCGCGGGGTCACCTCCCTGATCCATCCCGAATCCCACTTCACTGAAAAGAAGGCTGCGTCGCTACGGCGCGCAGCATACTTACGTCTGAGGCGCCACTGGCAGTTCGAGAACCGTCTTCCGTTGTTCGAGGGGCCGGACAGTAAGCAGACTTTTAGCGTCAATGTTTCGGCGCAAATGCAAGATAGCCCTAATTTTCTAAATGCATCGTCTCTGTATCATCCGCGTACCGCACTGGCCTCACTCTCCCATGATGGAAGTGGACCCCAGCCTGGCTTTAAGACAGATGACGGCGAATGGGACCTCTCGCCCCATCGGTCGAGGATCAATACGGTTGACCTCAAAGTGTTGGAAGCCTGGAATTCGTTCTGGCAGGACGAAGAGTCGACACCTCGTGAGGCTCGCATCGTCTATTCAGTAAACAAGCTTTCGCAAGAATTGCTCTCCGCTTATACGGGTTTTCCTTCTATGACCACGTTGGGTCTTCAGTCATCGCGAGGATGGGATGAATCCGTCGACAGGCGCAAAGGCGTCTTCGACTATCGAAGGAGCGGTAAGGCGGACGCTTGGAATCAGGTGGTCATGAAAGGGCGGCAAATCAGAATCGGACTGCCAATGGCGCAAGAGTGCGTGGCGGTTAGCGGTGCCGCGAAATATGTCGATATTGATCTCGAGGCTCTTGAACATAACGCCGTTCCGAACTCGGAATATGCGCGTTCATTAGACGTGACGCGGGAGAGTTATGGAAGTTGGAAAGACGCCGCTTCTGGTTCGACAATTCCAGTTCTCGATTGCTACCGAATTTCTTGGCGATTAATGGCCCAGGTTAAGAATGCAAGGTCACTATTTGTAGCTATCCTGCCGCCTGATGCTGCCCACATTAATGGGATTCAAAGCGTCGGCCCGGTACGGCGTTATGAAGACCTAGTGGCTGCAGCTAATCTGAGCACTTTGGCAATGGATTTCATCGTTCGCTCAGCTGGGTATTCAAACCTCTACCCTTCCTCCGTCTTGTCACTCCCATTCGTTCAAGATGCAAAGCTCGACAAGATCATGGGTGGCCTATTCTTGCGGCTAAACGCACTCACAGACGCTTACGCTCCGTTGTGGCTTCAAATGACGGGGGAAGAGTGGCAATATGACACTCCATTTCGAAAGGCCAGCGATAGGTACAGGGCTCAGAATGAAATTGATGCCATCATGGCGCATAAACTGGGGTTGACAAGTTCTGATCTTGTTGCGCTCTATGAAACTCAGTTTCCCGTCCAAAAGAGAGCTGACAACAGAATCGTGTTGGATGCTAATGGCAGGCAAGTGCCGCCAGAGGTATTGAAGCGGAGCGGATCTATCACTGGGGCCGAATTAAGTTCATCTGACAGAACCTGGGTTCATCCTCAGTCGGGCACTACTTACGTATTCGAGTTGCCATTCCGAGTAATGAATCGAAGCGAAGACCTGGAAAAAGCGTGGTGGAAATTTGCAGAAGCGTAA